The Pongo abelii isolate AG06213 chromosome 20, NHGRI_mPonAbe1-v2.0_pri, whole genome shotgun sequence genome window below encodes:
- the ZNF329 gene encoding zinc finger protein 329 isoform X2, with the protein MYRVAPLGRSRMPPGGGDQPERRGSVQQLDKEDWVWDMRLKMTTWNFPEREVPCDVEVERFTREIPCLSSLGDGWDCENQEGHLRQSALTLEKPGTQEAICEYPGFGEHLIASSDLPPSQRVLATNGFHAPDSNVSGLDYDPALPSYPKSYAGKRTGDSDACGKGFNHSMEVIHGRNPVREKPYKYPESVKSFNHFTSLGHQKIMKRGKKSYEGKDFEDIFTLSSSLNENQRNLPGEKQYRCTECGKCFKRNSSLVLHHRTHTGEKPYTCNECGKSFSKNYNLIVHQRIHTGEKPYECSKCGKAFSDGSALTQHQRIHTGEKPYECLECGKTFNRNSSLILHQRTHTGEKPYRCNECGKPFTDISHLTVHLRIHTGEKPYECSKCGKAFRDGSYLTQHERTHTGEKPFECAECGKSFNRNSHLIVHQKIHSGEKPYECKECGKTFIESAYLIRHQRIHTGEKPYGCNQCQKLFRNIAGLIRHQRTHTGEKPYECNQCGKAFRDSSCLTKHQRIHTKETPYQCPECGKSFKQNSHLAVHQRLHSREGPSQCPQCGKTFQKSSSLVRHQRAHLGEQPMET; encoded by the coding sequence tTTGGGATATGAGATTGAAAATGACAACTTGGAATTTTCCTGAGAGAGAAGTACCCTGTGATGTAGAAGTGGAAAGATTCACAAGGGAAATTCCCTGCTTGTCCAGTTTAGGTGATGGTTGGGACTGTGAGAACCAGGAGGGACACTTGAGGCAATCAGCTTTAACTCTGGAGAAACCAGGGACTCAGGAAGCAATTTGTGAATATCCTGGTTTTGGGGAGCATTTGATTGCAAGCTCAGACCTTCCACCATCTCAGAGAGTTCTGGCAACAAATGGTTTCCATGCGCCTGACTCAAATGTTAGTGGTCTGGATTATGACCCTGCCTTACCCAGCTATCCTAAAAGTTATGCAGGTAAGAGAACTGGTGACAGTGATGCCTGTGGAAAAGGCTTCAACCATTCCATGGAAGTTATTCATGGAAGAAATCCAGTGAGAGAAAAGCCCTACAAATACCCTGAAAGTGTTAAGTCTTTTAATCATTTTACCTCTCTTGGTCatcagaaaataatgaaaagaggcAAGAAATCATATGAAGGTAAGGATTTTGAGGACATCTTTACTCTGAGCTCATCGCTTAATGAAAACCAGAGAAATCTCCCTGGGGAGAAACAATATAGATGTACTGAATGTGGCAAATGCTTCAAACGGAACTCTTCTCTTGTTTTGCATCAccgaactcacactggagagaagccttaTACTTGTAATGAGTGTGGAAAGTCCTTCTCCAAGAACTACAACCTGATTGTGCATCAAAGGATCCACACAGGAGAGAAGCCCTATGAATGCAGTAAATGTGGGAAAGCTTTCAGTGATGGGTCAGCTCTGACGCagcatcagagaattcacacagGCGAGAAACCTTATGAATGCCTAGAGTGTGGAAAAACCTTCAACCGAAATTCATCCTTAATTTTGCACCAAAGAACTCATACAGGGGAAAAACCATATAGATGTAATGAGTGCGGGAAACCCTTCACTGACATCTCCCACCTTACAGTGCATCTCAGAATCCACACCGGTGAGAAGCCCTATGAGTGTAGCAAATGTGGAAAGGCTTTCCGGGACGGCTCGTACCTCACCCAGCATGAGAGGACTCACACTGGAGAAAAGCCCTTTGAGTGTGCAGAGTGCGGGAAATCCTTCAACAGAAACTCTCACCTCATTGTGCATCAAAAGATCCATTCtggggagaaaccctatgaatgtaaagaatgtggcaagACTTTCATCGAGAGTGCATACCTCATCAGGCACCAGAGGATTCATACTGGCGAGAAGCCCTATGGCTGCAACCAGTGTCAGAAACTTTTCAGGAATATCGCTGGCCTCATTAGGCACCAGAGGACTCATACTGGTGAGAAGCCCTATGAGTGTAATCAGTGTGGCAAAGCCTTCAGGGACAGCTCCTGTCTGACCAAGCACCAGAGAATTCACACTAAGGAGACCCCATATCAGTGTCCAGAATGTGGGAAGTCCTTCAAGCAGAACTCTCATCTGGCAGTACATCAGAGACTCCATAGCAGGGAGGGTCCCAGCCAGTGTCCTCAGTGTGGAAAAACGTTCCAAAAGAGCTCATCCCTTGTTCGACATCAAAGAGCACACCTGGGAGAGCAACCCATGGAAACATAA
- the ZNF329 gene encoding zinc finger protein 329 isoform X1: MNNRVPAAAPALGGGRSGDSAHAHILVPAVAQAQSPGTWLPPAANLWDMRLKMTTWNFPEREVPCDVEVERFTREIPCLSSLGDGWDCENQEGHLRQSALTLEKPGTQEAICEYPGFGEHLIASSDLPPSQRVLATNGFHAPDSNVSGLDYDPALPSYPKSYAGKRTGDSDACGKGFNHSMEVIHGRNPVREKPYKYPESVKSFNHFTSLGHQKIMKRGKKSYEGKDFEDIFTLSSSLNENQRNLPGEKQYRCTECGKCFKRNSSLVLHHRTHTGEKPYTCNECGKSFSKNYNLIVHQRIHTGEKPYECSKCGKAFSDGSALTQHQRIHTGEKPYECLECGKTFNRNSSLILHQRTHTGEKPYRCNECGKPFTDISHLTVHLRIHTGEKPYECSKCGKAFRDGSYLTQHERTHTGEKPFECAECGKSFNRNSHLIVHQKIHSGEKPYECKECGKTFIESAYLIRHQRIHTGEKPYGCNQCQKLFRNIAGLIRHQRTHTGEKPYECNQCGKAFRDSSCLTKHQRIHTKETPYQCPECGKSFKQNSHLAVHQRLHSREGPSQCPQCGKTFQKSSSLVRHQRAHLGEQPMET; this comes from the exons ATGAATAACCGGGTACCCGCGGCCGCCCCAGCGTTGGGCGGGGGAAGGTCGGGGGACTCCGCGCACGCGCACATCCTTGTCCCGGCAGTCGCGCAAGCGCAGTCGCCCGGAACATGGCTGCCGCCGGCCGCCAACC tTTGGGATATGAGATTGAAAATGACAACTTGGAATTTTCCTGAGAGAGAAGTACCCTGTGATGTAGAAGTGGAAAGATTCACAAGGGAAATTCCCTGCTTGTCCAGTTTAGGTGATGGTTGGGACTGTGAGAACCAGGAGGGACACTTGAGGCAATCAGCTTTAACTCTGGAGAAACCAGGGACTCAGGAAGCAATTTGTGAATATCCTGGTTTTGGGGAGCATTTGATTGCAAGCTCAGACCTTCCACCATCTCAGAGAGTTCTGGCAACAAATGGTTTCCATGCGCCTGACTCAAATGTTAGTGGTCTGGATTATGACCCTGCCTTACCCAGCTATCCTAAAAGTTATGCAGGTAAGAGAACTGGTGACAGTGATGCCTGTGGAAAAGGCTTCAACCATTCCATGGAAGTTATTCATGGAAGAAATCCAGTGAGAGAAAAGCCCTACAAATACCCTGAAAGTGTTAAGTCTTTTAATCATTTTACCTCTCTTGGTCatcagaaaataatgaaaagaggcAAGAAATCATATGAAGGTAAGGATTTTGAGGACATCTTTACTCTGAGCTCATCGCTTAATGAAAACCAGAGAAATCTCCCTGGGGAGAAACAATATAGATGTACTGAATGTGGCAAATGCTTCAAACGGAACTCTTCTCTTGTTTTGCATCAccgaactcacactggagagaagccttaTACTTGTAATGAGTGTGGAAAGTCCTTCTCCAAGAACTACAACCTGATTGTGCATCAAAGGATCCACACAGGAGAGAAGCCCTATGAATGCAGTAAATGTGGGAAAGCTTTCAGTGATGGGTCAGCTCTGACGCagcatcagagaattcacacagGCGAGAAACCTTATGAATGCCTAGAGTGTGGAAAAACCTTCAACCGAAATTCATCCTTAATTTTGCACCAAAGAACTCATACAGGGGAAAAACCATATAGATGTAATGAGTGCGGGAAACCCTTCACTGACATCTCCCACCTTACAGTGCATCTCAGAATCCACACCGGTGAGAAGCCCTATGAGTGTAGCAAATGTGGAAAGGCTTTCCGGGACGGCTCGTACCTCACCCAGCATGAGAGGACTCACACTGGAGAAAAGCCCTTTGAGTGTGCAGAGTGCGGGAAATCCTTCAACAGAAACTCTCACCTCATTGTGCATCAAAAGATCCATTCtggggagaaaccctatgaatgtaaagaatgtggcaagACTTTCATCGAGAGTGCATACCTCATCAGGCACCAGAGGATTCATACTGGCGAGAAGCCCTATGGCTGCAACCAGTGTCAGAAACTTTTCAGGAATATCGCTGGCCTCATTAGGCACCAGAGGACTCATACTGGTGAGAAGCCCTATGAGTGTAATCAGTGTGGCAAAGCCTTCAGGGACAGCTCCTGTCTGACCAAGCACCAGAGAATTCACACTAAGGAGACCCCATATCAGTGTCCAGAATGTGGGAAGTCCTTCAAGCAGAACTCTCATCTGGCAGTACATCAGAGACTCCATAGCAGGGAGGGTCCCAGCCAGTGTCCTCAGTGTGGAAAAACGTTCCAAAAGAGCTCATCCCTTGTTCGACATCAAAGAGCACACCTGGGAGAGCAACCCATGGAAACATAA
- the ZNF329 gene encoding zinc finger protein 329 isoform X3, which produces MRLKMTTWNFPEREVPCDVEVERFTREIPCLSSLGDGWDCENQEGHLRQSALTLEKPGTQEAICEYPGFGEHLIASSDLPPSQRVLATNGFHAPDSNVSGLDYDPALPSYPKSYAGKRTGDSDACGKGFNHSMEVIHGRNPVREKPYKYPESVKSFNHFTSLGHQKIMKRGKKSYEGKDFEDIFTLSSSLNENQRNLPGEKQYRCTECGKCFKRNSSLVLHHRTHTGEKPYTCNECGKSFSKNYNLIVHQRIHTGEKPYECSKCGKAFSDGSALTQHQRIHTGEKPYECLECGKTFNRNSSLILHQRTHTGEKPYRCNECGKPFTDISHLTVHLRIHTGEKPYECSKCGKAFRDGSYLTQHERTHTGEKPFECAECGKSFNRNSHLIVHQKIHSGEKPYECKECGKTFIESAYLIRHQRIHTGEKPYGCNQCQKLFRNIAGLIRHQRTHTGEKPYECNQCGKAFRDSSCLTKHQRIHTKETPYQCPECGKSFKQNSHLAVHQRLHSREGPSQCPQCGKTFQKSSSLVRHQRAHLGEQPMET; this is translated from the coding sequence ATGAGATTGAAAATGACAACTTGGAATTTTCCTGAGAGAGAAGTACCCTGTGATGTAGAAGTGGAAAGATTCACAAGGGAAATTCCCTGCTTGTCCAGTTTAGGTGATGGTTGGGACTGTGAGAACCAGGAGGGACACTTGAGGCAATCAGCTTTAACTCTGGAGAAACCAGGGACTCAGGAAGCAATTTGTGAATATCCTGGTTTTGGGGAGCATTTGATTGCAAGCTCAGACCTTCCACCATCTCAGAGAGTTCTGGCAACAAATGGTTTCCATGCGCCTGACTCAAATGTTAGTGGTCTGGATTATGACCCTGCCTTACCCAGCTATCCTAAAAGTTATGCAGGTAAGAGAACTGGTGACAGTGATGCCTGTGGAAAAGGCTTCAACCATTCCATGGAAGTTATTCATGGAAGAAATCCAGTGAGAGAAAAGCCCTACAAATACCCTGAAAGTGTTAAGTCTTTTAATCATTTTACCTCTCTTGGTCatcagaaaataatgaaaagaggcAAGAAATCATATGAAGGTAAGGATTTTGAGGACATCTTTACTCTGAGCTCATCGCTTAATGAAAACCAGAGAAATCTCCCTGGGGAGAAACAATATAGATGTACTGAATGTGGCAAATGCTTCAAACGGAACTCTTCTCTTGTTTTGCATCAccgaactcacactggagagaagccttaTACTTGTAATGAGTGTGGAAAGTCCTTCTCCAAGAACTACAACCTGATTGTGCATCAAAGGATCCACACAGGAGAGAAGCCCTATGAATGCAGTAAATGTGGGAAAGCTTTCAGTGATGGGTCAGCTCTGACGCagcatcagagaattcacacagGCGAGAAACCTTATGAATGCCTAGAGTGTGGAAAAACCTTCAACCGAAATTCATCCTTAATTTTGCACCAAAGAACTCATACAGGGGAAAAACCATATAGATGTAATGAGTGCGGGAAACCCTTCACTGACATCTCCCACCTTACAGTGCATCTCAGAATCCACACCGGTGAGAAGCCCTATGAGTGTAGCAAATGTGGAAAGGCTTTCCGGGACGGCTCGTACCTCACCCAGCATGAGAGGACTCACACTGGAGAAAAGCCCTTTGAGTGTGCAGAGTGCGGGAAATCCTTCAACAGAAACTCTCACCTCATTGTGCATCAAAAGATCCATTCtggggagaaaccctatgaatgtaaagaatgtggcaagACTTTCATCGAGAGTGCATACCTCATCAGGCACCAGAGGATTCATACTGGCGAGAAGCCCTATGGCTGCAACCAGTGTCAGAAACTTTTCAGGAATATCGCTGGCCTCATTAGGCACCAGAGGACTCATACTGGTGAGAAGCCCTATGAGTGTAATCAGTGTGGCAAAGCCTTCAGGGACAGCTCCTGTCTGACCAAGCACCAGAGAATTCACACTAAGGAGACCCCATATCAGTGTCCAGAATGTGGGAAGTCCTTCAAGCAGAACTCTCATCTGGCAGTACATCAGAGACTCCATAGCAGGGAGGGTCCCAGCCAGTGTCCTCAGTGTGGAAAAACGTTCCAAAAGAGCTCATCCCTTGTTCGACATCAAAGAGCACACCTGGGAGAGCAACCCATGGAAACATAA